The following coding sequences lie in one Mucilaginibacter sp. KACC 22773 genomic window:
- a CDS encoding O-acetyl-ADP-ribose deacetylase: protein MSNQRIKLVQGDITKIKADAIVNAANTSLLGGGGVDGAIHRAGGKAILEECIQIRNRQGGCKTGEAVITTGGNLPAKYVIHTVGPVYNNGGKGEDGLLASAYLNSLKLAAENHVETIAFPNISTGIYHFPKKKAATIAIKTVQDFLAENDGIKEVVFVCFDDENCGIYKGLL from the coding sequence ATGAGTAACCAACGAATAAAACTGGTACAGGGCGATATTACCAAAATTAAGGCCGATGCCATTGTAAATGCTGCCAACACATCGTTACTGGGCGGCGGGGGAGTTGACGGCGCCATCCACAGGGCGGGCGGCAAAGCCATACTGGAAGAGTGCATCCAGATTCGTAACCGACAGGGCGGCTGCAAAACCGGCGAGGCGGTAATTACTACAGGTGGTAATCTTCCGGCTAAATACGTGATCCACACGGTTGGACCGGTTTATAATAATGGCGGCAAAGGCGAGGATGGATTACTGGCTTCCGCCTATTTAAACAGCCTTAAACTGGCTGCTGAAAACCACGTGGAAACCATTGCTTTCCCTAATATCAGTACGGGTATTTACCATTTCCCTAAAAAGAAAGCGGCAACCATCGCCATAAAAACAGTACAGGATTTTCTGGCAGAGAACGACGGTATTAAAGAGGTAGTTTTTGTTTGCTTTGATGACGAAAACTGTGGTATTTACAAAGGTTTGTTGTAG
- a CDS encoding Crp/Fnr family transcriptional regulator codes for MHPVLKQYFSGKIDLSAGHEALIDRCFKLKHAKRNEILVPKGSVAKNIYFVIKGCLRVFLVDDSGNESTRFLIFENNMGTAFPSFINGTPSLAAIQSLEASELLVLSRHDRDLLLKEVPGWETMYRIGLEQDYIASIQRIESLITMDSKARYQVLMDTRPDIIRRLPNKIVADYLGISQETLSRLKAHRPTKA; via the coding sequence ATGCACCCGGTTTTAAAACAATACTTTTCTGGTAAGATTGATCTTTCTGCCGGGCACGAGGCATTGATTGACCGTTGCTTTAAGCTGAAACATGCTAAGCGGAACGAAATATTGGTACCAAAAGGCAGTGTAGCTAAAAATATTTACTTTGTGATCAAAGGCTGTCTCCGGGTTTTCCTGGTTGACGACAGCGGGAATGAGTCTACCAGGTTTTTGATATTTGAAAACAATATGGGCACCGCTTTCCCAAGTTTTATCAACGGCACGCCGTCCCTGGCTGCAATTCAAAGCCTGGAGGCATCAGAATTGCTGGTGCTAAGCCGGCACGACAGGGATCTCCTGCTAAAAGAGGTTCCCGGCTGGGAAACCATGTACCGCATAGGGCTTGAGCAGGATTATATCGCGTCTATCCAACGGATAGAGAGCCTGATCACCATGGATTCAAAAGCCCGATACCAGGTGCTGATGGATACCCGTCCGGATATCATCAGGCGTTTGCCCAACAAAATAGTGGCCGATTACCTGGGCATCTCGCAGGAAACGCTTAGCCGGCTGAAGGCCCACCGGCCCACTAAAGCCTAA